One genomic window of Methanosalsum zhilinae DSM 4017 includes the following:
- a CDS encoding NAD(P)-dependent glycerol-1-phosphate dehydrogenase, with translation MQLPRNVVVGHGVINEVADVCDDLKLSGPATIVTGKTTNKIAGEIVHDLLEQCGRDTDIMISKSATMEQVEAVIEQAVQNRSNYLLGVGGGKSIDVAKLAATKLGIPYLSIPTAASHDGIVSSRASISNGEKTTSVQANSPMAVVADTEIIARAPYRLLAAGCGDIISNYTAVLDWELAHRLRNVSFSEYAAALSRMTAKILIDSAESIKPDLESSARIVVKALVSSGVAMSTAGSSRPASGSEHMFSHALDMVSPVCAHHGEQCAVGTIMMMYLHGGDWRNIREVLKTLRVPVSAEELGIEDKYILEALLVAHTIRPQRYTILGSGLTPSAAEKVAKITKVIK, from the coding sequence ATGCAGCTTCCAAGAAATGTGGTTGTAGGGCATGGTGTCATCAATGAAGTTGCGGATGTTTGTGATGATCTGAAACTGTCCGGGCCTGCTACAATAGTAACCGGTAAGACCACAAATAAAATAGCAGGTGAAATAGTCCATGATCTGCTGGAACAATGTGGACGAGATACTGACATCATGATTTCAAAATCTGCAACAATGGAGCAGGTAGAAGCTGTGATAGAACAGGCAGTTCAAAACAGAAGTAATTATTTACTTGGTGTGGGAGGAGGTAAGTCCATTGATGTGGCAAAACTGGCCGCTACAAAACTGGGTATTCCCTATCTAAGCATTCCAACCGCAGCTTCACATGACGGAATTGTATCTTCAAGAGCATCCATTTCAAATGGAGAAAAAACGACATCTGTTCAGGCAAACTCTCCAATGGCAGTAGTAGCAGATACTGAAATAATTGCAAGGGCTCCTTACAGGCTTCTTGCAGCAGGATGTGGAGACATTATTTCAAATTACACTGCGGTTCTGGACTGGGAACTGGCACATAGACTCAGAAATGTCTCCTTCAGTGAATATGCTGCTGCACTTTCTCGCATGACAGCAAAAATCCTGATAGACTCAGCTGAATCAATAAAACCTGATCTGGAAAGTTCTGCAAGAATTGTGGTAAAGGCACTTGTATCCAGTGGTGTTGCCATGAGTACAGCAGGATCATCCAGACCCGCTTCAGGATCAGAGCACATGTTCAGTCATGCACTTGACATGGTGTCGCCTGTCTGTGCCCATCATGGGGAACAGTGTGCCGTTGGAACTATTATGATGATGTATCTTCATGGTGGAGACTGGCGCAACATCAGGGAAGTATTAAAAACCCTCCGGGTGCCGGTAAGTGCTGAAGAGTTGGGTATTGAAGATAAATATATATTGGAAGCGCTTCTTGTTGCACACACAATCAGACCACAGAGATATACAATATTGGGATCAGGTTTAACCCCATCAGCAGCAGAAAAGGTTGCAAAGATTACAAAAGTAATCAAATAA
- a CDS encoding DUF63 family protein, with protein MNSLIDKIIQFLNTYYIDPIRYDTGYNIVNTLTWAIILGISIFGVIKILKRLDIRIDNQFIMALLPFVFAGASFRVVEDAGVVDPPLSYLLITPNIYFLVFIVTLTFLVISKKMEIMGWIRDYRTPFVLAGSVWFILNISTLFFVATVSVPLAPLFVVISATAISYAIYWIFCKSGSVMFCSGINIALIWSHLLDASSTYIGIDFFGYQEKHVVPAYLIEVTNTALVMYPLKIFTIILIIYVLDTYISEKEEAELKNIVKMVIIILGLSPAIRNTLRITFGI; from the coding sequence ATGAATTCACTTATAGATAAAATTATTCAATTCCTCAATACATATTATATTGATCCGATCAGATACGATACCGGCTATAATATAGTAAATACTCTCACATGGGCCATAATTCTGGGAATCTCAATATTTGGTGTCATTAAGATTCTTAAGAGACTTGATATCAGGATTGATAATCAATTCATAATGGCGCTGCTCCCCTTTGTATTTGCAGGTGCATCTTTCAGGGTAGTTGAAGATGCCGGTGTAGTGGATCCTCCATTAAGCTATTTGCTCATAACTCCGAACATATATTTTTTAGTTTTCATTGTAACTCTGACATTCCTGGTCATTTCAAAAAAGATGGAGATCATGGGATGGATCAGAGACTACAGGACCCCATTTGTTCTGGCAGGATCTGTATGGTTTATACTTAACATATCCACCCTGTTCTTTGTTGCAACGGTATCAGTACCTCTAGCGCCTTTGTTTGTTGTTATTTCTGCAACCGCGATTTCTTATGCAATATACTGGATATTTTGCAAAAGTGGATCTGTGATGTTTTGTTCCGGGATAAATATTGCATTAATATGGTCCCATCTTCTTGATGCAAGCTCCACGTACATAGGTATTGATTTTTTTGGATACCAGGAAAAGCATGTTGTACCTGCATACCTTATTGAGGTCACAAACACTGCCCTTGTGATGTACCCTCTCAAAATATTTACAATAATACTAATTATATATGTCCTTGATACATATATATCTGAAAAGGAAGAGGCTGAGCTGAAGAACATAGTTAAAATGGTGATAATTATACTTGGTCTCTCGCCAGCCATTAGAAATACTCTTAGAATAACATTTGGTATATGA
- a CDS encoding stage II sporulation protein M: protein MVYEKYFQEKEYLKSFRIQLILITAVFIVSAIAGYIYASLSPEFASAAMGELDQLVEIIEDLPLLGIMLFIFFNNAIKSLFALVMGVAFGIIPLLFIAYNGVILGVVVQVIAAERGFMFVVAGILPHGIIELPVVLISSAIGMKAGYETLKAVSGKDANIKEELVKGIRFYMKWIVPLLFVAAVIETFITPLFIFMTGI, encoded by the coding sequence ATGGTATATGAAAAATATTTTCAGGAAAAGGAATATCTGAAATCCTTTCGAATACAATTGATACTGATAACAGCTGTTTTTATAGTTTCGGCTATAGCTGGATATATTTATGCGTCTTTAAGTCCGGAATTTGCATCAGCAGCAATGGGTGAACTTGACCAGCTGGTTGAAATAATAGAGGATCTTCCACTACTGGGGATAATGCTCTTTATATTTTTCAATAATGCGATTAAAAGTCTATTTGCTCTTGTGATGGGTGTTGCTTTTGGTATCATTCCACTGTTATTTATTGCATATAATGGAGTGATACTTGGTGTTGTTGTTCAGGTGATTGCTGCTGAAAGAGGCTTCATGTTTGTAGTTGCAGGTATTCTGCCGCATGGAATCATAGAGCTGCCTGTTGTTCTTATTTCATCTGCTATAGGTATGAAAGCAGGGTATGAGACACTCAAAGCAGTGTCCGGTAAGGATGCAAATATTAAGGAAGAACTGGTCAAAGGGATAAGATTTTATATGAAGTGGATAGTCCCCCTTCTGTTTGTTGCTGCAGTTATTGAGACATTCATAACTCCTTTGTTTATATTCATGACTGGAATTTGA
- a CDS encoding formate--phosphoribosylaminoimidazolecarboxamide ligase family protein — MIDRKEIIDITKDYDTENINVGSVASHSALDIFDGAVEEGFRTLAICQYGREKTYSHYFRAQRESNGKLCRGVVDDSICFDHFREITASQNQQKLISENTLFIPNRSFTSYCGIEDIENDFRVPLVGSRNMLRSEERGIDRDYYWLLEKANLPYPERIENPEDIDTLVMVKLPHATKKLERGFFTAGTYREYMEKAESLLKQGTITRDDLDNARIEEYIIGPVFNFDMFYSPIEENMSKLEILGVDWRFETSLDGHVRLPAPQQMNLSEKQLTPEYTVCGHNTATLRESLLEEVFNLSEKYVKASQKHYKPGIIGPFCLQTCVDKDLNFYIYDVAPRVGGGTNVHMSVGHPYGNTLWRKPMSTGRRLAFEIRRAIEMDKLDQIVT; from the coding sequence ATGATCGATAGAAAAGAGATTATTGATATCACAAAAGATTATGATACAGAAAACATAAATGTAGGATCTGTTGCATCACATTCCGCTTTAGATATTTTTGATGGTGCTGTTGAAGAAGGGTTCAGAACTCTGGCCATCTGTCAATATGGACGGGAGAAGACATATTCTCATTATTTCAGAGCGCAAAGGGAAAGCAATGGGAAATTATGTCGTGGTGTGGTGGATGATTCCATATGTTTTGATCACTTCAGGGAAATAACAGCTTCTCAGAATCAGCAAAAACTCATTTCAGAAAACACTCTTTTTATCCCCAATCGTTCATTTACTTCTTATTGTGGAATAGAGGATATAGAAAATGATTTCAGAGTTCCGCTGGTAGGCAGCAGGAACATGCTGAGAAGTGAGGAACGTGGTATTGACCGTGACTATTACTGGTTGCTTGAAAAAGCAAACCTTCCATATCCTGAGAGGATCGAGAATCCTGAGGATATCGACACTCTTGTGATGGTCAAATTGCCACATGCGACTAAAAAACTTGAACGTGGTTTTTTTACTGCCGGCACATACAGGGAATATATGGAAAAGGCAGAGTCTCTTCTCAAACAGGGGACAATAACCAGAGATGATCTGGATAATGCCCGGATTGAAGAGTATATAATCGGACCTGTTTTTAATTTTGATATGTTCTATTCTCCTATTGAAGAGAATATGAGTAAACTTGAAATACTGGGTGTTGATTGGAGATTTGAGACCAGCCTGGATGGACATGTACGACTTCCAGCTCCCCAGCAGATGAACTTATCTGAAAAGCAGCTTACTCCTGAATATACCGTCTGCGGGCACAATACTGCAACACTAAGAGAGTCTCTTCTGGAAGAGGTATTTAACCTGAGCGAAAAGTACGTAAAGGCTTCACAGAAACATTACAAGCCTGGAATAATAGGCCCCTTCTGTCTTCAGACATGTGTTGATAAAGATCTTAATTTTTATATTTATGATGTTGCCCCCCGTGTAGGAGGAGGTACAAACGTACATATGTCAGTAGGTCATCCATATGGGAATACTCTCTGGAGAAAGCCAATGAGCACCGGACGTCGCCTTGCATTTGAAATAAGAAGGGCTATTGAAATGGATAAGCTTGATCAGATAGTTACCTGA
- a CDS encoding translation initiation factor IF-2 subunit gamma — MSQPCVNIGMVGHVDHGKTTLVKALSGVWTDTHSEEMKRGISIRLGYADTTFRKCPECGLPGGYTVSNKCDQCEAETEEVRTVSFVDSPGHETLMATMLSGAAIMDGAILVIAANEECPQPQTKEHLMALNIIGKKNIVIVQNKIDLVSREKLIEHYKQIKEFVKGTVAENAPIIPISAQQNTNIDALIAAVEDIIPTPVYKMDRPSQMLIARSFDINKPGAPIDRIAGGVVGGTLTEGVLHADDELEIRPGRKVESEGTTKWIPITTLVTEIFAGRHKVKEATPGGLLAVGTKLDPTLTKSDTLTGQVAGKPGTLPPTHHQFTLELHLLERVVGVIDEEDIGVIKTSEPLMLNVGTATTVGVVSSARGDVAEVKLKRPVCARIGSTVAISRRIGARWRLIGMGVITD; from the coding sequence TTGAGTCAACCTTGTGTTAATATAGGCATGGTAGGACATGTCGATCATGGAAAAACTACCTTAGTTAAAGCACTGTCCGGCGTATGGACAGATACTCACAGTGAAGAGATGAAACGTGGCATATCCATCCGCCTTGGTTATGCAGATACGACATTCAGGAAATGTCCTGAATGCGGGTTACCAGGTGGATATACTGTTTCAAATAAGTGCGACCAATGCGAAGCAGAAACTGAAGAGGTAAGGACGGTATCTTTTGTAGATTCTCCAGGCCATGAAACTCTAATGGCCACAATGCTTTCAGGCGCAGCTATCATGGATGGAGCCATACTGGTAATCGCTGCGAACGAGGAATGTCCTCAGCCGCAGACAAAGGAACACCTGATGGCACTTAATATCATAGGTAAAAAAAATATAGTTATCGTACAGAACAAAATAGATCTTGTTTCAAGGGAGAAACTGATCGAGCATTACAAACAGATAAAGGAATTTGTGAAGGGCACAGTTGCAGAAAATGCACCAATAATCCCTATATCAGCCCAGCAGAACACAAACATAGATGCACTGATTGCAGCTGTTGAGGATATAATACCCACACCTGTCTATAAAATGGATCGTCCTTCTCAGATGTTAATTGCCAGGTCTTTTGATATAAATAAGCCCGGTGCGCCAATTGATCGAATTGCAGGCGGAGTTGTTGGAGGAACCCTTACAGAAGGTGTTCTTCATGCTGATGATGAACTGGAGATACGTCCAGGGAGAAAGGTAGAAAGTGAAGGAACAACCAAATGGATTCCAATAACAACTCTGGTTACTGAGATATTTGCAGGCAGGCACAAAGTAAAAGAAGCAACACCAGGTGGACTTCTGGCAGTTGGTACTAAACTTGATCCTACACTTACAAAAAGTGATACTTTAACCGGACAGGTGGCTGGTAAGCCAGGAACTCTTCCTCCGACACATCATCAATTTACCCTTGAGCTGCATCTGCTTGAGAGGGTTGTTGGAGTAATTGACGAGGAAGATATTGGAGTTATAAAGACATCTGAACCACTTATGCTGAATGTCGGAACTGCTACTACTGTAGGTGTTGTTTCCAGTGCCAGAGGTGATGTAGCAGAGGTCAAGCTCAAAAGACCGGTCTGCGCCAGAATCGGATCGACTGTTGCCATCAGCAGGCGTATTGGAGCAAGATGGCGACTTATAGGAATGGGAGTAATCACAGATTGA
- a CDS encoding DNA-binding protein, translating into MKVIIDTNGLMIPAQFNVDIFDELIRIGYDDFIVPKAVIEELEILNKKAKGTDRTAAKIAKSLSGRCRLVDITGNADDVIEELAFEMDADVLTNDIELKKKLISRGIRVVYLRQKNCLATT; encoded by the coding sequence TTGAAAGTAATTATTGATACAAATGGCCTGATGATCCCTGCTCAGTTCAATGTGGATATTTTTGATGAACTTATCCGAATTGGTTATGATGATTTTATTGTCCCAAAGGCAGTAATTGAAGAACTCGAAATCTTAAATAAAAAAGCAAAAGGCACAGACCGAACTGCTGCAAAGATTGCAAAGTCGCTATCAGGAAGATGCAGGTTAGTAGATATCACCGGAAATGCAGATGATGTGATAGAAGAACTTGCATTTGAAATGGATGCTGATGTACTGACCAATGACATCGAATTGAAGAAAAAACTTATCAGCAGAGGAATACGGGTCGTTTACCTGCGTCAGAAAAATTGCCTTGCTACAACCTGA
- a CDS encoding DNA-directed RNA polymerase — MYKRMKLIDTVRIAPDLLGEDVKKCVKNELKKNLEGRVDKKIGAIVAVTNVEKIGEGHILVGDGAIYYDVTFEAITFLPQIQEVIEGQVVEIVEFGAFVSIGPMDGLLHVSQITDEFMSYDGKNGRLISKNSGKALSEGDRIRGRIVAVSINEREPRDSKIGLTMRQHSLGKYEWLEEERNKNLNKKE, encoded by the coding sequence ATGTATAAGAGGATGAAACTTATCGATACTGTTCGCATCGCACCGGACCTACTGGGTGAAGATGTCAAAAAATGCGTAAAAAACGAACTAAAGAAGAACCTGGAAGGCAGAGTCGATAAAAAAATCGGTGCCATAGTAGCTGTTACAAATGTGGAAAAGATTGGTGAAGGCCATATCCTGGTAGGTGATGGGGCAATATACTATGATGTCACCTTTGAAGCCATTACATTTTTACCACAGATACAGGAGGTAATTGAAGGACAGGTTGTTGAGATTGTTGAATTTGGAGCCTTTGTGAGCATTGGGCCAATGGATGGATTGCTGCATGTCAGCCAGATTACTGATGAATTCATGTCATATGATGGAAAGAATGGCAGACTGATCAGTAAGAATAGTGGTAAGGCTCTTTCAGAAGGGGACCGCATACGTGGTCGCATTGTGGCTGTAAGTATCAATGAAAGGGAACCACGAGATAGCAAAATAGGTCTTACTATGCGTCAACATTCACTGGGCAAGTATGAATGGCTTGAGGAAGAGAGAAATAAGAATTTGAATAAGAAAGAGTGA
- the spt4 gene encoding transcription elongation factor subunit Spt4, with translation MAEMVCRECHRILKGQTCPVCGSGNLSSDWSGMVIIIDPKRSEIAKKIGIETPDRYALKVR, from the coding sequence ATGGCCGAAATGGTATGCAGAGAGTGTCACAGAATACTGAAGGGACAAACCTGTCCGGTATGTGGTTCTGGTAATCTCAGCTCAGACTGGAGTGGCATGGTTATAATAATCGATCCCAAGCGATCCGAAATTGCAAAAAAGATTGGAATAGAAACTCCTGACAGGTATGCATTGAAGGTGCGATAA
- a CDS encoding GTP-dependent dephospho-CoA kinase family protein — MGEKIILPPEFRPLLRVPFGTLFTGDGRDTIQKVLECMGNPTKLISVGDVTTFHLLDSGIIPDICIVDDRTKREPASEKVVSGTRHTGFKEITVTNPAGIITEDLINVINYAFESDQNIRIFVYGEEDLAALPSILMAPICSVVLYGQPGEGIVMVKITRPKKIEIQKLIDSIIEQPENKDKLHSNIWRKLNGH; from the coding sequence TTGGGTGAAAAGATCATACTGCCACCAGAATTCCGCCCTCTTCTTAGAGTACCATTTGGAACTCTTTTTACCGGTGATGGCAGGGACACAATCCAGAAAGTACTGGAATGTATGGGAAATCCCACAAAACTTATATCTGTAGGAGATGTTACTACATTTCATTTACTCGATTCAGGTATTATACCTGATATCTGTATAGTTGATGACAGAACAAAACGAGAACCTGCTTCAGAGAAAGTTGTAAGTGGAACCCGCCATACAGGATTTAAAGAAATCACGGTAACCAATCCTGCCGGAATCATAACCGAAGATTTAATAAATGTTATTAATTATGCATTTGAATCTGATCAAAACATCCGAATATTCGTATATGGTGAAGAGGATCTTGCGGCTCTACCCTCAATATTGATGGCCCCTATCTGTTCGGTAGTACTCTATGGTCAGCCCGGTGAAGGTATAGTTATGGTCAAGATTACCCGGCCCAAAAAAATTGAAATTCAGAAGTTGATAGATTCTATTATTGAACAACCAGAAAATAAAGATAAGTTGCATAGTAATATTTGGAGGAAACTGAATGGACATTAG
- a CDS encoding 30S ribosomal protein S24e, with protein MDISIKEDKNNALLHRRELNFVASYDGATPKRIDVRNKLAAMLNIDSELVVIQSITNMFGKQEASGYAKVYEDADYMKKIESKHILNRNTVPEEAEAGEAGSE; from the coding sequence ATGGACATTAGCATTAAAGAGGATAAGAATAATGCGCTTTTACACAGGCGAGAATTGAATTTCGTAGCTTCATATGACGGCGCAACCCCTAAAAGAATCGATGTGAGAAACAAACTTGCTGCCATGCTCAATATTGATTCTGAACTGGTGGTAATTCAGAGTATAACCAACATGTTTGGAAAACAGGAAGCTTCAGGATATGCAAAAGTCTATGAAGATGCAGATTATATGAAGAAAATCGAAAGTAAACATATTTTAAACCGAAATACCGTGCCTGAAGAAGCAGAAGCTGGAGAGGCAGGTTCTGAATAA
- a CDS encoding 30S ribosomal protein S27ae, whose protein sequence is MSVKNYYKVSGESIERLRQFCPRCGQGVFLAEHKNRLTCGKCGYTEFKK, encoded by the coding sequence ATGTCAGTCAAGAACTATTATAAAGTAAGTGGCGAAAGCATAGAAAGGCTCAGACAGTTCTGTCCAAGATGCGGTCAGGGTGTATTCCTGGCAGAACACAAGAACAGACTCACCTGTGGTAAATGCGGTTATACAGAATTTAAAAAGTGA
- a CDS encoding bifunctional N(6)-L-threonylcarbamoyladenine synthase/serine/threonine protein kinase, protein MSTVVLGIEGTAWNLSAALVNESDVIAEITQTYKPEKGGIHPREAAQHHAKHASSVIERLLEKGKMEGVRINDISGIAFSQGPGLGQCLRTVATAARALSISLNVPLIGVNHCIAHIEVGRWKTPCEDPVVLYVSGANSQVLGYRGGRYRIFGETLDIGIGNALDKFARNVNLSHPGGPKIEEYANLSDNYISMPYVVKGMDFSFSGISTAATDALSRAPLEDVCYSLQETAFAMLVEVSERALAHTGKNELLLAGGVGANMRLREMLNTMCEERGVKFYVPEKRFMGDNGAMIAYTGLLMLKSGITTPLDKSHVNPNFRPDTVDVRWVEEAGDNDLHMVKGPASGAEALVRLEDNYIIKERIPKKYRLPVLDERIRQERTRAEARLISEARRCGVPTPIIRDIQNFSIKMEYIEGTMLKHVIDCRLAEKAGEIIGKMHECGIIHGDLTTSNILFHEEKNRLYIIDFGLAYINPGIEAKGVDVHVLFQTFESTHDNHESLIRSFCRGYRKTCSHAEKIISRVSEIKKRGRYA, encoded by the coding sequence TTGAGTACCGTTGTTCTTGGAATTGAAGGGACTGCATGGAATCTTAGTGCTGCCCTTGTTAATGAAAGCGATGTTATAGCTGAGATAACCCAGACGTATAAGCCTGAGAAAGGTGGAATACATCCACGTGAAGCTGCCCAGCATCATGCAAAACATGCTTCATCAGTTATTGAACGGTTGCTGGAGAAGGGTAAAATGGAAGGTGTCCGTATAAATGATATTTCTGGGATCGCATTTTCACAGGGTCCTGGACTTGGACAGTGTCTTAGAACGGTTGCAACTGCAGCTCGTGCCCTTTCAATATCTTTGAATGTTCCACTTATTGGTGTAAATCACTGTATTGCTCATATTGAGGTTGGCAGGTGGAAGACTCCCTGTGAGGATCCTGTTGTTCTTTATGTAAGCGGTGCCAATTCTCAGGTTTTAGGATATCGTGGAGGTCGATACAGGATATTTGGAGAAACACTGGATATTGGTATTGGTAATGCGCTGGACAAGTTTGCACGAAATGTAAATCTGAGTCATCCAGGCGGGCCAAAGATAGAAGAATATGCAAATCTTTCAGATAACTATATCTCAATGCCCTATGTGGTCAAGGGGATGGATTTTTCATTTTCCGGGATATCAACAGCTGCAACAGATGCCCTCAGCAGAGCGCCGCTCGAAGATGTTTGCTATTCTCTACAGGAAACTGCATTTGCCATGCTTGTGGAGGTAAGTGAGCGTGCACTTGCACATACTGGTAAAAATGAGCTACTCCTGGCAGGAGGTGTTGGTGCCAATATGCGGCTTCGTGAAATGCTCAATACCATGTGTGAGGAGAGGGGAGTAAAATTCTATGTGCCAGAAAAAAGATTTATGGGAGATAATGGTGCAATGATCGCATACACCGGACTCCTGATGCTGAAATCAGGGATCACTACGCCCCTGGATAAATCTCATGTGAATCCAAATTTCAGACCGGATACTGTAGATGTTAGATGGGTCGAAGAAGCTGGGGATAATGATCTACATATGGTTAAAGGGCCTGCATCCGGTGCTGAGGCTCTTGTAAGACTTGAGGATAATTATATTATCAAGGAAAGGATTCCTAAAAAATATCGTCTTCCTGTCCTGGATGAACGAATACGCCAGGAGAGAACACGTGCAGAAGCTCGCTTGATTTCTGAAGCCCGAAGATGTGGTGTACCTACTCCTATTATTCGTGATATTCAGAACTTTAGCATTAAAATGGAATATATAGAAGGTACAATGCTGAAGCATGTGATAGATTGCAGACTTGCAGAAAAAGCGGGCGAGATCATAGGTAAAATGCATGAATGTGGAATCATACACGGTGATCTGACCACTTCAAACATATTGTTTCACGAGGAAAAAAACAGACTGTATATTATTGATTTCGGGTTAGCTTATATAAATCCGGGAATTGAGGCTAAAGGTGTTGATGTGCATGTATTGTTCCAGACATTTGAAAGTACACATGATAATCATGAAAGTCTGATCCGTTCATTTTGCAGGGGCTACAGAAAAACCTGCAGCCATGCAGAGAAAATTATTTCAAGAGTAAGTGAAATTAAGAAGAGGGGAAGATATGCGTAA
- a CDS encoding XTP/dITP diphosphatase — protein MRKIVFVTGNKGKYLEVKEIFSVKNIEVIQNTDGYPELQYDDLEPIAAYGAKWAAEQFKMPVMVDDSGLFIDTLNGFPGPYSAFVEKHLGNLGILKLMENEKNRKAAFKSVIGYCEPGIESTVFTGSVEGQIAHEERGNEGFGFDPIFEYKGRTFAEMGNEEKNLVSHRRRALDKFYEWLD, from the coding sequence ATGCGTAAGATAGTTTTTGTTACAGGAAATAAAGGCAAATATCTTGAAGTGAAAGAAATTTTTTCAGTCAAGAACATAGAAGTGATCCAGAATACTGACGGATATCCTGAATTACAGTATGATGATCTTGAACCAATTGCTGCCTATGGGGCAAAATGGGCTGCTGAACAGTTTAAGATGCCTGTAATGGTGGATGATTCCGGGCTCTTCATTGACACTCTTAATGGTTTCCCGGGTCCGTATTCTGCTTTTGTGGAAAAGCATCTGGGAAATCTAGGAATTCTGAAATTGATGGAGAATGAAAAGAACAGAAAAGCAGCATTCAAATCTGTCATTGGATACTGTGAACCTGGTATTGAATCAACGGTATTTACAGGGAGTGTTGAAGGTCAGATAGCTCATGAAGAACGTGGAAATGAGGGTTTTGGTTTTGATCCCATATTTGAATATAAGGGAAGAACGTTTGCTGAAATGGGTAATGAGGAAAAGAATTTAGTATCTCATAGAAGAAGGGCACTGGACAAGTTCTATGAATGGTTAGACTGA
- a CDS encoding cyclase family protein has translation MKRKIIDISTPISNSTPVYPGDPEPAIEPITSIESDGFKISSIFIGSHTGTHIDVPSHVFPEGGSTDDILLEELIGEAAVLDISSYENKPVNSRILHEKLQGFDHSSTPEILLLNSGNNCPTISIDIDTWEWIVHQDFRIIGTSCMSVDISNSMDVHQLLLKNNIYIIESLNLAEVEEGIYFFIALPMKISGCDGAPVRAILMEY, from the coding sequence ATGAAAAGAAAAATAATAGATATTTCCACTCCAATTTCAAATTCCACTCCTGTATATCCGGGTGATCCTGAACCTGCTATTGAACCCATCACTTCAATAGAATCAGATGGTTTCAAAATATCCAGTATATTTATTGGAAGTCACACAGGAACACACATTGACGTACCCTCACATGTGTTTCCTGAAGGAGGCTCAACTGACGACATATTGCTTGAAGAGCTTATTGGAGAAGCTGCAGTACTGGACATATCCTCATATGAAAATAAACCAGTCAATTCCAGGATTCTTCATGAAAAACTGCAGGGTTTTGACCACTCCTCAACTCCTGAAATACTCCTGTTAAATTCGGGAAATAATTGTCCAACAATATCAATTGACATAGATACATGGGAATGGATAGTACATCAGGATTTCAGGATAATTGGCACCAGCTGCATGTCTGTGGATATTTCAAATTCAATGGATGTTCACCAGCTTTTGCTAAAAAATAATATTTACATCATTGAATCTCTGAATTTGGCAGAAGTAGAAGAAGGAATATATTTTTTTATTGCCCTGCCCATGAAGATAAGTGGATGTGACGGTGCTCCTGTGCGAGCCATTTTGATGGAATACTGA